The proteins below come from a single Vitis vinifera cultivar Pinot Noir 40024 chromosome 9, ASM3070453v1 genomic window:
- the LOC100241082 gene encoding uncharacterized protein LOC100241082 isoform X1: MVNDFKMCDSVVVQSASDRNDSSNKCSPSGASYCSSATLYDFEGNFQNNHSSFEVSNIGEEAERLGSSNKQNGACPYRFQLEQDVERLQRQLQEEMELHAILENAIEKNTGELSSSSCLPHNAQVLLANISVLELTVSKLEQEMVSLHFKLSQERNERRLAEYRMRHSSSFSLSRCSPDNMKASKSSSLRCLKHSISELHHSYEHGSCQELRDQPPASTSKSCSAYSMVENADNSVAVFPEDIISIKTDTKCYQPVDFGKLTKGMPPKGLWEHPNQLSEEMVRCMKNIFISLAESALPSKPSAVESQCSSLSPRGHLSNSSLWSSSERSIISSWVQSPQVDVKGHSEVLATENVCDPYKVRGKLSWADIGTYGLATEVSWMSVGKKQLEYASGALRRFRTLVEQLAKVNPIQLNCNEKLAFWINLYNALIMHAYLAYGVPRSDLKLFSLMQKAAYTVGGHSFSAAAIEYVILKMKPPVHRPQIALLLALHKLKVSEELRKSAIDTCEPLVAFALSCGMYSSPSIRIYTAKKVREELQEAQRDFIRASVGLSSKGRLLVPKMLHCFAKGFVDDAKLAVWISHYLPPHQAAFVEQCISRRRQSLLGSRNCGILPFDSHFRYLFLPDQLSL; the protein is encoded by the exons ATGGTTAATGATTTCAAGATGTGTGACTCAGTTGTTGTGCAATCTGCCTCAGACCG AAATGATTCCAGCAACAAATGTTCACCTTCTGGTGCGAGTTATTGTAGTTCAGCAACTCTCTATGATTTTGAGGGCAATTTTCAGAACAATCACTCCTCCTTCGAG GTGAGCAATATTGGTGAAGAAGCTGAGAGACTCGGCTCAAGCAATAAACAGAATGGTGCTTGTCCTTATAGGTTCCAACTTGAACAGGAT GTAGAAAGATTACAGAGGCAACTTCAAGAAGAGATGGAACTCCATGCTATTCTGGAAAATGCAATTGAGAAAAACACTGGAGAATTATCTAGTTCATCATGCCTCCCTCACAAT GCTCAGGTGCTCTTGGCTAATATTTCAGTATTGGAGCTCACAGTTTCAAAACTTGAGCAAGAGATGGTGTCTTTGCATTTTAAGCTTAGTCAAGAAAGAAATGAACGAAGACTTGCAGAATACCGAATGCGAcattcatcttctttttcattATCGCGTTGCTCCCCTGACAACATGAAAGCATCC AAATCATCATCATTGAGGTGTTTAAAGCATTCCATTTCTGAGCTGCATCATTCCTATGAACATGGCTCATGCCAGGAGCTAAGGGATCAACCACCGGCATCTACTAGCAAATCATGCAGCGCATACTCAATGGTAGAG AATGCAGATAACTCAGTAGCAGTTTTCCCCGAGGATATAATATCCATTAAAACAGATACCAAATGTTATCAACCTGTAGACTTTGGGAAACTTACCAAGGGGATGCCTCCTAAGGGTCTATGGGAGCACCCTAATCAACTATCAGAAGAGATGGTACGatgcatgaaaaatatattcatatctCTGGCTGAGTCTGCTCTACCATCCAAACCATCTGCAGTGGAGAGTCAGTGCTCTTCCTTGTCACCTCGTGGACATCTTTCAAATTCGTCTTTGTGGTCATCATCTGAGCGCTCAATCATTTCATCATGGGTACAGAGCCCACAAGTTGATGTAAAAGGTCACTCTGAAGTTTTAGCCACAGAGAATGTCTGTGACCCCTATAAAGTGCGTGGAAAATTAAGTTGGGCAGACATTGGAACGTATGGTTTAGCAACTGAGGTTTCTTGGATGTCTGTTGGGAAGAAGCAACTAGAATATGCTTCTGGGGCACTAAGGAGGTTCAG AACACTAGTTGAGCAGCTGGCGAAAGTGAACCCTATCCAATTGAACTGCAATGAGAAGCTGGCTTTCTGGATCAACTTATATAATGCACTCATAATGCAT GCGTACTTGGCATATGGAGTCCCAAGAAGTGACCTGAAGCTCTTTTCTTTGATGCAAAAG GCGGCTTACACTGTTGGGGGGCATTCTTTCAGTGCAGCTGCTATTGAGTATGTGATTCTGAAGATGAAACCACCTGTCCATCGGCCACAAATT GCTTTGCTACTTGCCCTTCACAAACTGAAGGTGTCAGAGGAGCTACGGAAGTCTGCAATTGATACGTGTGAACCTCTTGTAGCTTTTGCTCTCAGCTGTGGGATGTATTCGTCACCATCA ATAAGGATCTACACAGCAAAGAAAGTGAGGGAGGAGCTTCAGGAAGCTCAGCGCGATTTTATTCGGGCCTCAGTGGGGTTGAGCAGCAAAGGCAGGTTATTGGTGCCAAAGATGCTGCACTGCTTTGCAAAAGGCTTTGTGGATGATGCAAAACTGGCTGTATGGATATCACATTACCTTCCACCCCACCAGGCTGCCTTTGTTGAGCAGTGCATTTCACGGAGGCGACAAAGCCTTCTTGGTTCACGTAACTGTGGGATTCTTCCCTTTGATTCTCACTTCCGTTACCTGTTCCTGCCTGACCAACTTTCACTCTAA
- the LOC100241082 gene encoding uncharacterized protein LOC100241082 isoform X2 encodes MELHAILENAIEKNTGELSSSSCLPHNAQVLLANISVLELTVSKLEQEMVSLHFKLSQERNERRLAEYRMRHSSSFSLSRCSPDNMKASKSSSLRCLKHSISELHHSYEHGSCQELRDQPPASTSKSCSAYSMVENADNSVAVFPEDIISIKTDTKCYQPVDFGKLTKGMPPKGLWEHPNQLSEEMVRCMKNIFISLAESALPSKPSAVESQCSSLSPRGHLSNSSLWSSSERSIISSWVQSPQVDVKGHSEVLATENVCDPYKVRGKLSWADIGTYGLATEVSWMSVGKKQLEYASGALRRFRTLVEQLAKVNPIQLNCNEKLAFWINLYNALIMHAYLAYGVPRSDLKLFSLMQKAAYTVGGHSFSAAAIEYVILKMKPPVHRPQIALLLALHKLKVSEELRKSAIDTCEPLVAFALSCGMYSSPSIRIYTAKKVREELQEAQRDFIRASVGLSSKGRLLVPKMLHCFAKGFVDDAKLAVWISHYLPPHQAAFVEQCISRRRQSLLGSRNCGILPFDSHFRYLFLPDQLSL; translated from the exons ATGGAACTCCATGCTATTCTGGAAAATGCAATTGAGAAAAACACTGGAGAATTATCTAGTTCATCATGCCTCCCTCACAAT GCTCAGGTGCTCTTGGCTAATATTTCAGTATTGGAGCTCACAGTTTCAAAACTTGAGCAAGAGATGGTGTCTTTGCATTTTAAGCTTAGTCAAGAAAGAAATGAACGAAGACTTGCAGAATACCGAATGCGAcattcatcttctttttcattATCGCGTTGCTCCCCTGACAACATGAAAGCATCC AAATCATCATCATTGAGGTGTTTAAAGCATTCCATTTCTGAGCTGCATCATTCCTATGAACATGGCTCATGCCAGGAGCTAAGGGATCAACCACCGGCATCTACTAGCAAATCATGCAGCGCATACTCAATGGTAGAG AATGCAGATAACTCAGTAGCAGTTTTCCCCGAGGATATAATATCCATTAAAACAGATACCAAATGTTATCAACCTGTAGACTTTGGGAAACTTACCAAGGGGATGCCTCCTAAGGGTCTATGGGAGCACCCTAATCAACTATCAGAAGAGATGGTACGatgcatgaaaaatatattcatatctCTGGCTGAGTCTGCTCTACCATCCAAACCATCTGCAGTGGAGAGTCAGTGCTCTTCCTTGTCACCTCGTGGACATCTTTCAAATTCGTCTTTGTGGTCATCATCTGAGCGCTCAATCATTTCATCATGGGTACAGAGCCCACAAGTTGATGTAAAAGGTCACTCTGAAGTTTTAGCCACAGAGAATGTCTGTGACCCCTATAAAGTGCGTGGAAAATTAAGTTGGGCAGACATTGGAACGTATGGTTTAGCAACTGAGGTTTCTTGGATGTCTGTTGGGAAGAAGCAACTAGAATATGCTTCTGGGGCACTAAGGAGGTTCAG AACACTAGTTGAGCAGCTGGCGAAAGTGAACCCTATCCAATTGAACTGCAATGAGAAGCTGGCTTTCTGGATCAACTTATATAATGCACTCATAATGCAT GCGTACTTGGCATATGGAGTCCCAAGAAGTGACCTGAAGCTCTTTTCTTTGATGCAAAAG GCGGCTTACACTGTTGGGGGGCATTCTTTCAGTGCAGCTGCTATTGAGTATGTGATTCTGAAGATGAAACCACCTGTCCATCGGCCACAAATT GCTTTGCTACTTGCCCTTCACAAACTGAAGGTGTCAGAGGAGCTACGGAAGTCTGCAATTGATACGTGTGAACCTCTTGTAGCTTTTGCTCTCAGCTGTGGGATGTATTCGTCACCATCA ATAAGGATCTACACAGCAAAGAAAGTGAGGGAGGAGCTTCAGGAAGCTCAGCGCGATTTTATTCGGGCCTCAGTGGGGTTGAGCAGCAAAGGCAGGTTATTGGTGCCAAAGATGCTGCACTGCTTTGCAAAAGGCTTTGTGGATGATGCAAAACTGGCTGTATGGATATCACATTACCTTCCACCCCACCAGGCTGCCTTTGTTGAGCAGTGCATTTCACGGAGGCGACAAAGCCTTCTTGGTTCACGTAACTGTGGGATTCTTCCCTTTGATTCTCACTTCCGTTACCTGTTCCTGCCTGACCAACTTTCACTCTAA